A genomic segment from Corylus avellana chromosome ca5, CavTom2PMs-1.0 encodes:
- the LOC132181830 gene encoding S-protein homolog 3-like, which translates to MNRRKKDFREGDNESEFYNGKMKKGIGKHHPKTVKIINDLGHGLPLTLACKSKNYDLGVHTLKPNGFFKFNFTPNFWGTTLFFCRFTWKNQSHWFNIYDNARGDECVNCTWKIRTTGESSPDRA; encoded by the exons atgaataggaggaagaaagatttcAGGGAAGGAGACAATGAAAGCGAATTCTACAATGGGAAGATGAaaaaag GAATTGGGAAACATCACCCAAAAACTGtaaaaatcattaatgattTAGGCCATGGATTGCCTCTTACCCTTGCCTGTAAATCAAAGAACTATGATCTTGGTGTCCACACTCTAAAACCAAATGGCTTCTTCAAGTTCAACTTTACACCAAACTTCTGGGGGACTACACTATTCTTTTGTAGATTTACGTGGAAAAATCAAAGCCATTGGTTTAATATCTATGACAACGCTAGAGGTGATGAATGCGTGAATTGCACTTGGAAGATTAGAACTACTGGTGAAAGCTCACCTGATCGTGCATGA